In the Luteitalea sp. genome, one interval contains:
- a CDS encoding zinc-ribbon domain-containing protein yields MFCKNCGTEIADKALICYKCGRATFEAQRQPPLPRARLGPLLSVLALIALVLAALFLGATQTDEVPWWVPWVIGGIAFLLLLWRAARWRK; encoded by the coding sequence ATGTTCTGTAAGAATTGCGGTACGGAAATTGCCGACAAGGCGCTCATTTGCTACAAGTGTGGCCGTGCCACGTTCGAAGCGCAGCGTCAGCCGCCCTTGCCTCGAGCGAGGCTCGGCCCGCTGCTCTCGGTGCTCGCGCTGATAGCGCTCGTCCTCGCCGCGTTGTTCCTCGGCGCGACACAGACCGATGAGGTGCCTTGGTGGGTGCCGTGGGTCATCGGAGGCATAGCCTTCCTTCTGCTGCTCTGGCGCGCAGCGCGGTGGCGGAAATGA
- a CDS encoding 2-isopropylmalate synthase: protein MTTSSRVYDWNAVDDASGTLPVLLDDETLRDGLQSPSIETPAIEKRIEILRLMESLGIECADIGFPAASERAARDTERIAREIVTAGMRIQPNCAARTVVGDIRPIVEISQRVGTPIEVAAFIGSSPIRQFVEDWTIDDLEQRTEAAVSFAVRERLPIFLVTEDTTRAEPQSLRRIYGAALRAGARRVCVADTVGHATPEGARAVVRFVRTIIDECGVDAGIDWHGHDDRGLAVANSLAAIDAGATRVHATALGIGERVGNTPMELLLVNLVLLGYMDRDLTDLHRYCAAVSEVCERPIPVNYPIFGRDAFRTATGVHAAAIIKAFRKGAPELADAIYSSVPAHLVGREQEIEIGPMSGRSNIVYWLEHRGVDVQDTLVDHIFTAAKQASRVLREDEVWVLVSDQGIKGSRDQGTP from the coding sequence ATGACGACCAGCTCACGCGTCTACGATTGGAACGCCGTCGACGATGCCAGCGGGACGTTGCCCGTGTTGCTGGACGATGAGACGCTGCGCGATGGGTTGCAGTCGCCGTCGATCGAGACCCCTGCTATCGAGAAGAGGATCGAGATCTTGCGGCTCATGGAGTCGCTCGGCATCGAGTGTGCGGATATCGGTTTTCCAGCTGCCAGCGAACGAGCCGCCAGGGATACCGAGCGAATCGCACGCGAAATCGTGACTGCCGGCATGCGCATCCAGCCGAATTGCGCGGCGCGCACCGTCGTGGGCGACATCCGACCGATCGTGGAGATCTCACAGCGCGTGGGCACTCCGATCGAGGTCGCCGCCTTCATCGGCTCCAGTCCCATTCGTCAGTTCGTGGAGGATTGGACCATCGACGATCTCGAGCAGCGGACGGAGGCGGCCGTGTCCTTCGCCGTCCGCGAGCGCCTACCAATCTTTCTGGTCACAGAGGACACGACGCGGGCCGAGCCGCAGAGCCTTCGCCGGATCTATGGTGCCGCGCTGCGAGCCGGCGCTCGTCGCGTCTGCGTTGCGGACACCGTCGGTCACGCAACACCCGAGGGCGCGCGTGCAGTCGTGCGGTTCGTGCGGACGATTATCGACGAGTGTGGCGTCGACGCGGGCATTGACTGGCACGGTCACGACGACCGAGGACTGGCGGTTGCCAACTCGCTGGCCGCCATCGACGCGGGTGCCACGCGGGTGCACGCGACCGCCCTTGGCATTGGCGAGCGCGTGGGCAACACGCCGATGGAGCTGCTCCTCGTCAATCTCGTGCTCCTCGGTTACATGGACCGTGATCTGACCGACCTCCATCGGTACTGCGCCGCGGTGTCGGAGGTCTGCGAGCGGCCCATCCCGGTCAACTACCCGATCTTCGGCCGTGATGCGTTCCGGACGGCCACCGGCGTGCACGCGGCCGCCATCATCAAGGCCTTCCGCAAGGGCGCCCCGGAGCTCGCAGACGCGATCTATTCGAGCGTGCCCGCTCATCTCGTCGGCCGAGAGCAGGAGATTGAGATTGGTCCCATGTCGGGCCGTTCCAACATCGTCTATTGGTTGGAGCACCGAGGTGTCGACGTGCAGGACACGCTCGTGGATCACATCTTCACCGCGGCCAAGCAGGCGTCGAGGGTGCTGCGCGAAGACGAGGTCTGGGTGCTGGTAAGTGATCAAGGGATCAAGGGGTCGAGGGACCAAGGGACCCCTTGA
- a CDS encoding TIGR00730 family Rossman fold protein gives MRRVCVFCGSSRGQRPRHAASARQLAQALIARELGLVYGGAHVGLMGELCDAMLAAGGEVIGVIPQTLVDREVAHTGIADLRIVEGMHARKALMAELADAFLALPGGIGTLEELFEVWTWFTLDLHRKPCGLADVDGFYRPLVDFLDHAVVEGFVRQETRATLLVDEDIERLLDRLVAAMPPSEGAQAGVAMDQL, from the coding sequence ATGCGGAGGGTGTGTGTGTTTTGTGGGTCGAGCAGAGGTCAGCGGCCCCGCCATGCCGCATCGGCTCGTCAACTGGCGCAGGCGCTGATCGCACGCGAGCTTGGACTGGTCTACGGGGGCGCACACGTGGGCCTCATGGGTGAGCTCTGCGATGCAATGCTTGCCGCTGGAGGCGAGGTCATCGGGGTGATTCCACAGACGCTCGTCGATCGCGAAGTGGCTCACACGGGCATCGCCGACCTGCGGATCGTCGAAGGCATGCACGCGCGGAAGGCGCTCATGGCGGAGCTCGCCGACGCCTTTCTCGCGTTGCCCGGCGGCATCGGCACGCTCGAGGAGCTATTCGAGGTGTGGACATGGTTCACCCTCGATCTGCATCGGAAGCCATGCGGACTGGCGGACGTCGATGGCTTCTATCGGCCGCTCGTCGACTTCCTCGACCATGCGGTCGTCGAGGGATTCGTACGGCAGGAGACGCGTGCGACGCTGCTGGTCGACGAGGACATCGAGCGGTTGCTCGATCGGCTCGTTGCGGCCATGCCACCAAGTGAGGGTGCTCAAGCGGGCGTGGCAATGGATCAGCTCTAG